From a region of the Odontesthes bonariensis isolate fOdoBon6 chromosome 2, fOdoBon6.hap1, whole genome shotgun sequence genome:
- the LOC142398705 gene encoding protein NLRC3-like, whose protein sequence is MKSDWSMRKPPDLSDEAGPSGTKGQHLRQRAEFPTSDCLSLKSDWSKGKPPDLSDEAGPSGTKGRKRSGVCEEQQLSCCALCQDVLKDPVSASCGHWFCRQCITSYWDQSAPSGGSYWDQSAPSGGSSCPQCGERSRAAPDVGLQEVLDEHKMSLRRRCEHVTEGSDGAGGGTLLSRIYTELYITEGRSEEVNTQHEVRQLETASKIRHDTPIRCQDIFKALAEQQGAIRVVLTNGVAGVGKTFSVLKFTLDWAEGLENQDVSVVILLSFRELNLIREQQHSLLTLLHVFHPTLQQLPAEQLAGCALLFILDGLDESRLSLEFSCQVVSELTQKSSVSVLLTNLIRGNLLPSARLWITTRPAAANQIPPACVARVTEVRGFTDAQKEEYFRRRFRDEERSSRISSHIQASRSLHIMCGIPVFCWITATVLEHMLTPEQRAELPKTTTDMYSHFLLVQTQRKKNKYHQGPEAGPQGLTEADGDVLLKLGRLAFEHLEKGNIMFYQEDLEQCGLDVPEASLYSGVCTEIFRRECEIFQKPVYCFVHLSVQEFLAAVYMMHCYTSRKEEVLWSFLGIYHSYSSLDDFLKRVMEKSCRSKNGHLDLFVRFLHGLSVESNQRLLAGLLGQTQNSPETIQEVIYNLKMMNTSNISPDRSINIFHCLMEMNDLSVHQQIQEFLKSENRSEEKLSEIQCSALAYMLQMSEEVLEEFDLMKYSTTTREGRSRLIPAVRNCRKARLAGSYKLSETDYEVVASALKSNPSHLKQLDMSYSELLDPAVRYLYTGLESPNCRLEALRLWRCGLSEISWASLASALKSNPSSQLTELNLGGNNLNESAVKELSELVESPHSKLQTLRWKW, encoded by the exons ATGAAGAGTGACTGGTCCATGAGAAAACCTCCAGACCTCAGTGATGAAGCTGGACCCTCAggcacaaa aggtcagcacctcagacagagagcagagtttCCAACATCCGACTGTCTGTCTCTGAAGAGTGACTGGTCCAAAGGAAAACCTCCAGACCTCAGTGATGAAGCTGGACCATCAggcacaaa agggaggaagaggagtggtGTTTGTGAGGAGCAGCAGCTGTCCTGCTGTGCTCTGTGTCAGGACGTCCTGAAGGATCCGGTCTCTGCCAGCTGTGGACACTGGTTCTGCAGACAGTGCATCACCTCATACTGGGACCAGTCTGCTCCCTCAGGAGGCTCATACTGGGACCAGTCTGCTCCCTCAGGAGGCTCCTCCTGTCCCCAGTGTGGAGAAAGATCCAGAGCTGCACCAG ATGTTGGTCTGCAGGAGGTTTTAGATGAACATAAGATGAGTCTGAGGAGGAGATGTGAACATGTGACTGAAGGaagtgatggagcaggaggtgGAACCCTCCTCAGCAGGATCTACactgagctctacatcacagaggggcGGAGTGAAGAGGTTAATACCCAACATGAGGTGAGGCAGCTGGAGACGGCTTCCAAGATCCGCCATGACACTCCCATCAGGTGCCAGGACATCTTTAAAGCCTTAGCTGAGCAGCAGGGGGCCATCAGAGTGGTTCTGACCAACGGCGTCGCAGGTGTTGGAAAAACCTTCTCAGTgctgaagttcactctggactgggccgAGGGCCTGGAGAACCAGGATGTCAGTGTGGTGATTCTGCTTTCCTTCAGGGAGCTGAACCTGATCAgagagcagcagcacagtctcctcacgctgctccatgttttccATCCAACATTACAGCAGCTCCCAGCAGAGCAGCTGGCCGGCTGCGCACTTCTGTTCATCCTGGACGGCCTGGATGAAAGCAGACTGTCTCTGGAGTTCAGCTGTCAGGTTGTGTCTGAGCTCACCCAGAAGTCATCAGTCagcgtgctgctgacaaacctcatcagggggaacctgcttccctcggctcgcctctggataaccacacggcCCGCAGCGgccaatcagatccctcctGCGTGTGTTGCCAGGGTAACAGAAGTACGAGGCTTCACCGATgcccagaaggaggagtacttcaggaggaGGTTCAGAGATGAAGAGCGGTCCAGCAGGATCAGCTCCCACATCCAGGCATCCaggagcctccacatcatgtgtggaatcccagtcttctgctggatcactgctacagttctggagcacATGTTGACCCccgagcagagagcagagctgcccaaGACCACCACTGACATGTACTCCCACTTCCTGCTGGTtcagacacagaggaagaagaacaaGTACCACCAGGGACCTGAGGCGGGTCCACAGGGGCTGACGGAGGCTGACGGGGACGTTCTTCTGAAGCTGGGGAGGCTGGCGTTTGAACATCTGGAGAAAGGAAACATCATGTTCTACCAAGAAGACCTGGAGCAGTGTGGCCTGGATGTCCCAGAGGCATCGCTGTATTCAGGAGTTTGTACAGAGATCTTCAGAAGAGAGTGTGAGATcttccagaaaccagtttactgctttgttcatctgagtgttcaggagtttctggctgcagtCTACATGATGCACTGCTACACCAGCAGGAAGGAGGAGGTGCTGTGGAGCTTCCTGGGAATATACCACAGTTACTCATCTCTGGATGACTTCCTGAAGAGAGTCATGGAGAAATCCTGTCGCAGTAAAAATGGCCACCTGGACCTGTTTGTCCGCTTCCTTCATGGCCTCTCTGTGGAGTCCAACCAGAGACTCTTAGCAGGCCTGCTGGGTCAGACACAGAACAGTCCAGAAACCATCCAGGAAGTCATCTACAACCTGAAGATGATGAACACGTCTAACATTTCTCCTGACAGAAGCATCAACATCTTCCACTGTCTGATGGAGATGAACGACCTCTCAGTTCATCAGCAGATCCAAGAGTTCCTGAAGTCAGAGAACAGATCAGAGGAGAAACTCTCTGAGATCCAGTGCTCAGCTCTGGCCTACATGCTGCAGATGTCAGAGGAGGTTCTGGAGGAGTTCGACCTGATGAAGTACAGCACAACAACACGTGAGGGACGAAGTAGGCTGATTCCAGCTGTGAGGAACTGCAGAAAGGCTCG ACTTGCTGGTTCTTATAAACTCTCAGAGACTGACTATGAAGTTGTGGCCTCTGCTttaaagtccaacccctcccatctgaaacAACTGGACATGAGTTACAGCGAGCTGTTGGATCCAGCAGTGAGATATCTGTATACTGGCCTGgaaagtccaaactgcagactggaggCTCTGAG attgtggCGCTGcggtttgtcagagatcagctgggcTTCTCTGGCTtcagctctgaagtccaacccctcctcccAGCTGACAGAACTGAACCTGGGAGGCAACAACCTGAATGAATCAGCAGTGAAGGAGCTGTCTGAGCTTGTGGAGAGTCCACACAGCAAActgcagactctgag ATGGAAGTGGTGA